The Clostridium sporogenes region TTTGTGTGAAGCAAGTCTCATAGCTTCTCTTGCAACTGTTTCACTTACACCAGAGATTTCAAATAAAACTCTACCTGGTTTTACAACAGCTACCCAGTATTCTGGTGAACCTTTACCAGAACCCATACGTGTTTCTGCTGGCTTTTCTGTTACAGGCTTATCTGGGAAGATTTTTATCCAAACCTTTCCTCCTCTTTTAACGTATCTGTTGATAGCTATTCTGGCAGCTTCTATTTGGTTGCTTGTAATCCAACCACATTCAGTTGCTTGTATTCCGAAATCACCGTATGCT contains the following coding sequences:
- the rplP gene encoding 50S ribosomal protein L16; this translates as MLMPKRVKRRKVQRGRMKGKATRGNFIAYGDFGIQATECGWITSNQIEAARIAINRYVKRGGKVWIKIFPDKPVTEKPAETRMGSGKGSPEYWVAVVKPGRVLFEISGVSETVAREAMRLASHKLPVKTKFVTRRDFEEMGGEVNEG